From Coleofasciculus sp. FACHB-T130:
ATCCTGATTACTGACGGTGCCAAGAAACTTTGGGCATGATCTGATTTTTATCGACGCGGTGCTGGTACTTGACGGCAAAGTTGAGCAACGAGTCGAGTAGGGCGTCGGATAGATAGTGAGGTTGTAAGCCGAGATCGAGCAAATTGGTGTTTTTGGCGTTGAAGTAGTGTTCTTCTTTCTCGACTCTGGGATTGTCGAGGTTGTGGATATCAACATTCAGTCCCAAGGAATTCCCGGCTTTTTTCACCATTGCGGCTAAGTCACCGATGCTAAATAGTTCGGTGAATTGGTTGAAGACGCGGAATTCGCCGGGTTGGGCGGGGTTAGCGATCGCAAGTTCCATACATCGCACTGTATCTCGAATATCCAAAAAGCCTCTCGTCTGACCGCCTTTCCCGTACACCGTCAGGGGATGCCCAATTGCTGCTTGGATACAGAAGCGGTTGAGTGCCGTCCCAAAGACTCCATCGTAGTCCAGGCGGTTAATTAACAGCTCATCCATGCCCGTCTCTTCTGTCAAGACGCCGTACACGACGCCCTGATTCAAGTCGGTGGCGCGTAGCCCCCAAATCCGGCAAGCAAAGTGGATATTGTGGCTATCATGAACTTTGCTGAGGTGATACATCGATCCGGGCTGCTTCGGATAGGGCAAAGTATCCTTACGCCCGTTGTGTTCGATGGTGATGTAGCCTTCTTCAATATCAATGTTAGGTGTCCCGTACTCGCCCATCGTCCCTAATTTGACGAGGTGACAGTCGGGGAAATCTTCTTTGATCGCATACAGCAGATTCAGCGTCCCCACCACGTTGTTCACCTGGGTGACGACTGCGTGTTCTCGGTCAATCATCGAGAAGGGTGCCGAACGCTGTTCGCCAAAGTGAACGATTGTCTGTGGTTCAAACTGGTGCAGCGCTGACTGGAGGAACTCGTAGTTAGTGATATCCCCAATAAATAGGTCTATGGATTTGCCGGTGAGGTCCTTCCAACGCTGAAGGCGTTGTTGAATGGGTGCAATAGGGGTTAGGGTATCTGCGCCTAGTTGCATATCCCAGTGACGCCGCACCAGGCTGTCTAGAATGCCGACTTCGTATCCTCGACTGGAAAGATAAAGCGCGGTTGCCCAACCGCAGTAGCCATCACCGCCAATAACCAAGACTTTCATACGGGTTCAATTAATCTTGCTTGCCAACACTCGGTAAATTTACCAGGTAATGGTACCTTCTAGACCATCGAAGTGAATTCCTTCTGAGCGATCGCCGGTACACCCCATCGAGCTTGTAGTCGTTTGCTTCTTTCTCGTATTTCTTCCCTCCTTCGTCATCAATCTTTGGGAGGAAAGCGTTGTTGTCCCAGTGGCGGCGACCCAGCAATCAGATGTGAAAGTGTCTCCAAGACCTCCAGATTGAAAGTTGAAGGTTCCTAGCGACAAGGAACCTTCAACCTTTAGCTTTGAACCCTTTACACCTTCACTTCCTCGGCAAAACTTCCCCAACGGACGAACTCGAAAGGACCCCCGACCGATCCCCAAATATGCTCATCGGTTTCGGGATCGCGTCCCCGATCGAGACTGATAAACCTGTTTTCGTCAATCTCAAAGGTGCTGTCGAGATAGGTGTTTTGACCTTTGCGAACCACCATACAACCTTTACCGGGTTCGACGTAACCTTTGAAGCTGTGACCTGTCCATTCGACGATCATGTTACAGCCTGGTAATTTTTCCAGTTGGTCTGCTTTGAGGTTATGCAGGCGCTTGGGGTCGCGGGAGGCACCATAAAATTGTTCTTCATTCTTAACTGTGTAGTTTTCAATTTCGATGCGATCGCCATTCGTAATTAACTTTAAAACCCGCAGCCGATATGGGTCATTAATCATATAGTCATACGCTTGTTCCACCAGGAAACTCACGCCCGACAACAGTTCCAGGGGTAGAGGACGCATACAGACGCGGATATGGGCAAAGATGGGAGGATTTTCAAATGCTTGTGCTTGGTTGCTGAAATCTGCTGCCATCCAGCGAGCTAAGGTAGCAATATCAGTAGAATGCGTCATTGTTTATTAAAATGCCGTTGTTGAGAAATGATCCCCCTTATTTTAAGATGCGCGATCGCTCCTCCTAAAGTTTCTTGAAACGATGAAGCCACTAGAACGAATGCAGTTGTCTTTGACGGGGCTTTCTGTCGGAGATGCCTTGGGTGAAAGGTTTTTTGGGTTGGTAGAGGAACTGAACGAAAGAATTCAACAGCGTCAAGTTCCTCCCAGACGCTGGTGCTACAGTGACGATACCGAGATGGCACTGTCTATCGTGGAGACACTGTGGCGTTATGGGAGGATAGATCCCGATGCTCTTGCCGCAGCGTTTGCCGAACGCTTCAACCCTTCTCGCGGCTACGGTGCAGGGGCGCAGCTGCTGCTAACAAGGCTGCAATGGGGCGCAGACTGGCGCACGGCAGCTTCGGAGATGTTCGGGGGTACTGGTTCTTATGGCAATGGTGCAGCGATGCGGGTAGCACCGTTAGGCGCTTATTTTGCTGACAATCTGGAAGCAGTGCGAGAAAATGCAATTCTTTCAGCGCAACCAACACACGCTCATCCAGAGGGAATTGCTGGAGCGATCGCTGTTGCAGTTGCTGCTGCGATCGCTTACAGGGTGGGTGAAGGTGAATTTATGTCTGGAGAGCAATTTCTCCAACAGGTTGCTCTGAATGTCCCGGAAAGCGAGATTCAGAGCAGCATTCGGCAAGCGATAGATATTCCGAGCGAGCGCTCTCCACCTGTGGTAGCGCAACAACTGGGTTCCGGCTACAAAATTTCAGCTCAAGATACGGTGCCTTTTGCCCTGTGGTGTGCTGCCCATCATTTGGAAGACTACCAGGAAGCTTTCTGGGCGACAATTAGCGGTTTAGGCGACATGGACACAAACTGCGCCATTGTAGGCGGGATTGTTGCCCTTTCCGCACGCCAAAAAGGAGTCCCTACCCCGTGGATTCAGGCGAGGGAACCGTTGCCAGATAATTTTTCAAGCATTTTTGCTGGCGAAAGTTATTAAAAATGCAAAATCAAGTTAAAAAACTGAACGCGCTACCCGTTTTAGGTAGATGCACAGGAGATACACACAAGATTTTCTTGCTCCCCTCTCCGTGAAGGTCGAGTGGCTAAGTGTGAAGTTTTTCTTATCGCATTCAAATAGGTTTAAGCTGAAGAAAAAATTCCCTTTTTGTTATTTTTTTTTAGGTTCCTCTATCTGGGCTGGGCACACTGCTTGATAAAAATCCCCGATGATACTTCCCGATTGAATTTTTGCTTCTAGCAGCTTGTCGTTTTTACCTACATCGATATCCCCGACAATCCGACCGCTTTGGTCAAAACGAATAGACCGACGCCATCGGAATAAGCCTTTTTTACACTCTATTGCATGATAATTGTCCACCCCAATCGCACCATCTGCTTCCGGAGCTTGAAACAGATTCCGTCGCCAGAATTCTACAAGATTTCCCTGACGCACAATCCGCGCATCGTCGATATAGATAGGGGTGTTGTCGAGGGTTTTGCTTACGGGCACCCAAGCCGCGATCGCTCTTGACGTAGCAATCATTGTCATCAAGCTGATCCCGGATACTATAGCTAGACGCGAAGGTTGAAAGGTAAGCAACTTAGTCATGGGATTGCAAAGATTATCGAGATGAATGGAAGGGTGATAAATGCGAGCGTTAACTGTTTTTAACGCTTACTTTTGAGCCGGAACAATAGGAACTGAGTCGTCTGTTTATCTTGGAAATTATCATCACTGACTAGAAGTAAACTTTGGCTGCCATCCGGCAAGCGGGGGCCAATAGTCATGCCTTCCAAATTGCCCAACGGAATGCCTATTTCATCCAAGTCCAACAGCAACTTTTTCTTCACTGGCTCAATCCCAGTAAGCTCACCTTTAAGGCTGGGGACACTAGAAATATCTGTTGCCCCGCCCATTGCTGCCTGATAAATTCTCACCCTGTAACCTAACAGGCTCAAAGAACGTTCCAAGGTGAGGAAGTGCCCCCCTGCATCTAAAGATAAAAATTCCGGCAAGCCATCTTTGAGTGCCCCACTTGGAGGCGGTTCCATTTCGTATAAATGTTCGGCAATCAGCAGCGGTGGGCCATCGCTGAGCAAATAGTGCAAGATCCGACATTTTGCTCCCTGCTTTGAACTAATTGCTTCGCTATCCTGCATCAATGATGACTCAGTGGCAGTAAATAGACGAAACGGTTCCCCGGTTGCTGGGAGAGTACCGACGGGATTGAGGGTGAGGGCTTCAAACCCCAGGTTATTCTGGATGCCACGAGTCTGGGTTTTGTTGCCGCTGACATCGGGAAGATAGCGTTCCGGGATGGGTAAGTTCTGCCGCAGGCGTCCAGTTTTTAAGTCAAATTCCCCGATAAAGGGGGGAATGCCATCGCGGGCGACCCCTTCGCTAGAGATAAATACGGATTGTTGAGGAGACACGGCAATCCCTTCCGTATCCACTGTACTTTTGGGATAGGTGTTGCCATCTTCCTTTGTTAGAAAAGTAACGTCCTCAACTTCTACTTTCTGGATGCCAATTTTGCCATCGCTAGCGTCATCGATAACCATGTTAAGGGTATAAAACCGGGCTGGGGCAAACTTGCTGCGGTCATCTGAAATTGCGTAAAAACGGTTCTGCTTCCGGTCGTAGGTTAGCCCCGATAAGCCGGAAACAGGTGTATCCTTAAATTTCGTCTTGGGCAGCTGGTATTCCCCCAAAAAGTCGAGGGATAGATCCAGAAAAACTCGATCTTGCGTCATTCCTGGCTGGACTCCGCAGGAAGTGACAAAAGTCAATAAGGCGATCGCTATCCCCAGCACCCAAGATCGTGGTCTAAATTGCCCACCGTTCACCAGCTTTCTCCTAAACTTTACAACAAGCGCGGAAACTATCGCTTTACTGTAGCAGTCAGTTGGGTGAGAAACGCTACAACTTCTGATATTAACCAGGTCTGCTTGTATAGTTTGTTATTAACAATTTAAACTGCTCGCGCTAAAAATATTATGCAGAATTTGCTTGCTCGTCTGTGGTTGCAGCAACGTCGCTCAAGCGCTTTAGGACTGGGAATTGCTGCCGTTTTGTTCCTACTGTGTTCCGGTTCTGCCGGATGGGCAGCAACTGCGGCGGATAATAAACCCAAACCCAACCCCTTAGAGATA
This genomic window contains:
- a CDS encoding NAD-dependent epimerase/dehydratase family protein — translated: MKVLVIGGDGYCGWATALYLSSRGYEVGILDSLVRRHWDMQLGADTLTPIAPIQQRLQRWKDLTGKSIDLFIGDITNYEFLQSALHQFEPQTIVHFGEQRSAPFSMIDREHAVVTQVNNVVGTLNLLYAIKEDFPDCHLVKLGTMGEYGTPNIDIEEGYITIEHNGRKDTLPYPKQPGSMYHLSKVHDSHNIHFACRIWGLRATDLNQGVVYGVLTEETGMDELLINRLDYDGVFGTALNRFCIQAAIGHPLTVYGKGGQTRGFLDIRDTVRCMELAIANPAQPGEFRVFNQFTELFSIGDLAAMVKKAGNSLGLNVDIHNLDNPRVEKEEHYFNAKNTNLLDLGLQPHYLSDALLDSLLNFAVKYQHRVDKNQIMPKVSWHRQ
- a CDS encoding surface-adhesin E family protein, with translation MTMIATSRAIAAWVPVSKTLDNTPIYIDDARIVRQGNLVEFWRRNLFQAPEADGAIGVDNYHAIECKKGLFRWRRSIRFDQSGRIVGDIDVGKNDKLLEAKIQSGSIIGDFYQAVCPAQIEEPKKK
- a CDS encoding chromophore lyase CpcT/CpeT, producing MTHSTDIATLARWMAADFSNQAQAFENPPIFAHIRVCMRPLPLELLSGVSFLVEQAYDYMINDPYRLRVLKLITNGDRIEIENYTVKNEEQFYGASRDPKRLHNLKADQLEKLPGCNMIVEWTGHSFKGYVEPGKGCMVVRKGQNTYLDSTFEIDENRFISLDRGRDPETDEHIWGSVGGPFEFVRWGSFAEEVKV
- a CDS encoding ADP-ribosylglycohydrolase family protein produces the protein MKPLERMQLSLTGLSVGDALGERFFGLVEELNERIQQRQVPPRRWCYSDDTEMALSIVETLWRYGRIDPDALAAAFAERFNPSRGYGAGAQLLLTRLQWGADWRTAASEMFGGTGSYGNGAAMRVAPLGAYFADNLEAVRENAILSAQPTHAHPEGIAGAIAVAVAAAIAYRVGEGEFMSGEQFLQQVALNVPESEIQSSIRQAIDIPSERSPPVVAQQLGSGYKISAQDTVPFALWCAAHHLEDYQEAFWATISGLGDMDTNCAIVGGIVALSARQKGVPTPWIQAREPLPDNFSSIFAGESY
- a CDS encoding esterase-like activity of phytase family protein, giving the protein MNGGQFRPRSWVLGIAIALLTFVTSCGVQPGMTQDRVFLDLSLDFLGEYQLPKTKFKDTPVSGLSGLTYDRKQNRFYAISDDRSKFAPARFYTLNMVIDDASDGKIGIQKVEVEDVTFLTKEDGNTYPKSTVDTEGIAVSPQQSVFISSEGVARDGIPPFIGEFDLKTGRLRQNLPIPERYLPDVSGNKTQTRGIQNNLGFEALTLNPVGTLPATGEPFRLFTATESSLMQDSEAISSKQGAKCRILHYLLSDGPPLLIAEHLYEMEPPPSGALKDGLPEFLSLDAGGHFLTLERSLSLLGYRVRIYQAAMGGATDISSVPSLKGELTGIEPVKKKLLLDLDEIGIPLGNLEGMTIGPRLPDGSQSLLLVSDDNFQDKQTTQFLLFRLKSKR